The Deltaproteobacteria bacterium genome contains the following window.
GGCGGCGGCGGCGGATGCGCCATCGTCGGATCGAAGGCGCCGATTCTCCAGGGTGCAGGAGCCTTCATCCTGCTGCTCCTCATCGGTGGATGGTACGTTGTCAGGAGAAGGAAGAAGTAAGGGATATTCGATAAGAATAGCCCTATTGTGAATGCTAAAAAGGGGGATCGAGCCCATCGGGGCCATCCCCCTTTTTGTTTTCATTTTCGGCAAGTTCAGAGTTTCGAGTTCAGAGTTTATAGTTTAGAGTTGGGTGTTCATTCCACATTCCGAATTCCGCATTCCGCATTACATGTTTTTATAGATTTCTCTCCCACTCCCAGGCCGTCTTCACGATGTGCTCGAGGTCGTCGTGCTCCGGTTTCCACGCAAGGTTTTTCGCAAGCTCCGTGCTGTCTGCCACCAAAACGGGCGGGTCCCCGGGCCGCCGGGCCTCTTCCGTGACCGGGAAATCGACCCCGGTTACCCTCTTTGCCATGTCCACCACTTCCCGGACGGAGTAGCCCCTGCCGTAACCGCAGTTGAAGAAGGCGTTCTTTCCCCCGCCCGCAAGGTAGCTAAGCGCGAGGATGTGCGCCTCTGCCAGGTCGTTTACGTGGATGTAGTCCCTTATGCAGGTGCCGTCCGGCGTGGGGTAGTCGGTCCCGAAGATTTTCGCGCCGGGAATCTGCCCCCTGGCTGCTTTCAAAAGGAGGGGAATCAGGTGGGTTTCGGGGTCGTGGCACTCCCCCAGGCCCCCCGCGGGGTCGGCGCCGGCGGCGTTAAAATACCGAAGGGACACGAACCCTGTGCCGTGGGCCGCCGAAAAGTCCTCGAGGATCCGCTCCACCGCTGCCTTCGTGTTCCCGTAGGGGTTTATCGGCTTTATCGGCTCGTCTTCCCGGATGGGCACCCTTTCGGGATTGCCGTACACGGCAGCCGACGAGGAGAAGATGAAGTTTCGAACGCCCGTTTCCGCCATGGCGCGGAGGAGCTCTATCGTTTTGAGCACGTTGTTCACGTAGTACTTGTACGGGTTTGCCACGCTTTCGGGCACGACGATGTGGGCGGCAAAGTGCATGACCGTGTCTACGTTCTTTTCCCGGAGAATCGCCTTCATCCTCTCCGCGTCGCCTATGTCCTCCACCTCGAGGACCCCTTCGGGGACAGCCCACCGGTGCCCCGTGGAGAGGTTGTCCACCACGGTGACGTTCCCTCCTTTTCTCATCAACTCCCTGACCACGTGGCTTCCGATGTACCCGGCACCGCCGGCGACGAGAACGTTTTCCGCCATCTGCCAACCTCGCTTCGCTTTTTCCGTGATGATACCCGAAGGGGGTGGAAAACAAAACGGCAAATTGCTGCTGCAGCAAACAATTGCAGCACCGCGACATGTTGACTATAAAGTCTGCGGGAAGGGATCTGTAGTCCCGTGTCCCGGGTCCCGAGAAAGCGGTTTCGCGTTTCGGGTTCAACCGGAAACCGTTAACCGTGAACCGTGAACGGTAAACCGGTTTTATTCCGCATTCCGAATTCCCATTTACCCGATGTGTCTGTTCAAACCATTGGATCAATAACCCCTTCCACCGGATTGAAGGAATGTTCTATAATCACACTATTCGTAACAGGGAGGTTGTGATTGGCAAAGAAAGCACTCATAACGGGGATCACAGGCCAGGACGGCTCTTACCTCGCCGAGTTTCTTCTCTCGAAGGGATATGAAGTGCACGGGATAATAAGGAGAGCCAGCACGTTTAACACCTCCAGGATCGAGAGAATATACGTCGATCCGCACGAGCCGGAAGCGCGGCTTTACCTTCATTATGGAGACCTTGCAGATTCGGGTCAGCTCGATAACCTTATCTATAATATAAGGCCCGACGAGATATACCATTTGGGGGCCCAGAGCCATGTGCGGGTGAGCTTCGATATACCCGAATATACAGGCAACATAACTGCCCTTGGCACGGCGAGGATCCTCGAATCGATCAGGAGGAGCGGTGTAAAAAGTAGATTTTATCAAGCCTCTTCTTCGGAGATGTTCGGTGTTGCTCCTCCTCCCCAGAATGAAAAGACACCTTTTTACCCGAGAAGCCCTTATGCTGCTGCGAAAGTATACGCATACTGGATGGCGGTGAACTACAGGGAAGCCTACAAGCTTTTCTCATCGAACGGGATTTTGTTCAACCACGAATCTCCAAGGAGAGGAGAGACTTTTGTGACCAGAAAGATAACGAGAGCCCTGGCTCACATAAAACTGGGAAAACAGTCAAAGCTCTACCTTGGCAATCTCGATGCGAAAAGGGACTGGGGATTTGCCCCGGAGTATGTGGAGTGTATGTGGAGGATACTCCAGCACGACCGGCCGGATGATTTCGTGATCGGTACGGGAGAGACACATTCGGTCCGCGAATTCCTCGATGAAGCGTTCCGCTATGCCGGGCTCGATTTCAATGAGTATGTGGAAATAGATACCAAGTATTTCCGGCCCACCGAGGTTGACTGCCTTCTGGCCGATGCGGGAAAAGCAAAAAGAGATCTCGGATGGGAGCCAAGAGTTCCTTTCAAAGAGCTGGTGAAGATCATGGTGGATTTTGACTTCAAGGCACACGGCATAGAGCCGCCGGGAGAGGGTATCAAGGCTCTCGAAGAAAAAGGACTTTCGTGGACGGACAATGCTCTCTCGATGGAGAGGGAAAACGACGAATAGTGGCGTTATCAGGGTCAAGGGTAGATGGCCAAAAATTGTGTTTCGGCGTTTGGATTCTGAAAGAAAAACCCGTTTCGAGTTAGATACGCGAGTCCCGTGTCACGAAAACTTTGAGAGGGCATGTGATAAACTCGAACCCCGTGAATTGAACCGCTATGTTCTTGAAAACAAACGCGTAATTGTCGCTGTTTGGGGATGATGGAGCTGGAATCGAAAATATACGTTGCCGGACATCGGGGGCTGGTGGGCTCAGCTCTCGTAAGGGAATTGAAGCGATCGGGTTTCGGGAACCTCATAACCCGGACTTCAAATGAGATCGACCTTCGTGACAGAGACGCTGTCATGAAGTTTTTCATATCAGAGAAACCGGAATACGTGTTTCTCGCAGCTGCGAAAGTGGGGGGCATTCACGCAAACGACACCTACCCGGCGGAGTTTATTTTTGATAACCTCGCTATCCAGCTGAACGTTATCGATAGTGCGAGAACGTCCGGCGTTAAGAAACTTCTCTTTCTCGGATCTTCCTGCATTTATCCACGCGAATGTCCCCAGCCTATGAGAGAAGAATTTTTCTTATCGGGATATCTCGAGAAAACCAATGAGCCATATGCTGTGGCAAAAATCGCCGGTATCATCATGTGCGAGGCCTACAGAAGGCAGTATGGCAGCGTATTCATTTCGGCGATGCCCACGAACCTCTATGGGCCGGGAGATAACTTCGACCTGAAGGATTCTCATGTGATCCCGGCACTTATCAGAAGATTTCACGAGGGAAAAGTGAGAGGCGATGCCGAGGTTGTCGTCTGGGGTACGGGAATGCCGAGAAGAGAGTTTCTGTATGCAGATGATCTCGCCAGTGCCCTTGTGTTCCTGATGAAAGAATATGATGACAGCGGGTTTATCAACGTCGGCTCTGGGGAGGATATCTCCATAAGGGACCTTGCTGAATTGATCAGGAATGTGGTTGGATATGCAGGAAGGTTAACGTTTGACTCCACCAAACCAGATGGGACACCGAGAAAGCTCCTCGACGTGTCACGCATCAATTCNNNNNNNNNNNNNNNNNNNNNNNNNNNNNNNNNNNNNNAGATGCAAATGCGGCAAACAGAAAAAGATCCGGTGTTTTAGCTCTGGGCTGTGAACGGTGAGTTCTGAACTTCTAAATTGAGGTTTTTTTGTCCCGCGATGGAAATGATGTGATGGGAGAAGGCGAATGGAGACAAACGACATTTACCCGGTCATCCTGGCCGGGGGCGCCGGGACGCGCTTCTGGCCGCTTTCCCGGGAGCAGTGGCCCAAGCAGTTTATAAGGATTGGCGGGGACAAAAGCCTGATCGGGCAGACCGTGGACCGCGCCAGGGAGCTGTCGGCAGGGGGGACTGCGATCGTGGTGGCGGGGAGGGAACTCTCCGAGAAGATACGGCTCGAACTTTTGAGCGAGCCCCTCCACTTCGTCGTCGAGCCGGCGGCGAAGAACACGGCGCCCGCCATTGCCCTTGCGGCACGGTTTATCCGTGACCGCTTCGGGGACGGCATCATGGTGGTTTTGCCCTCGGACCACGTGATCAAGGAGAACGATCTTTTCAGGGAGGCGATCGCGAAGGCCGCCGGCGCGGCAAGGGAGGGTTTTCTCGTTACCCTCGGGATCGCCCCCCGGAAGCCCGAGACGGGCTACGGCTACATCCGGAGGGGGAGGGAAATCGGCGAGGGGGTCTACGCCGTCGACCGGTTCACGGAGAAGCCCGACAGGGAGAGGGCCGAGCAGTTCGTGAAAGAGGGGAGCTACTACTGGAACAGCGGGATGTTCATCTGGCGGGCGGGTACGTTTCTCGAGGAAGTGAAAAGNNNGCGTTTGGGGCGATCGAGCCGATTTCCGT
Protein-coding sequences here:
- a CDS encoding LPXTG cell wall anchor domain-containing protein, giving the protein GGGGGCAIVGSKAPILQGAGAFILLLLIGGWYVVRRRKK
- the galE gene encoding UDP-glucose 4-epimerase GalE, encoding MAENVLVAGGAGYIGSHVVRELMRKGGNVTVVDNLSTGHRWAVPEGVLEVEDIGDAERMKAILREKNVDTVMHFAAHIVVPESVANPYKYYVNNVLKTIELLRAMAETGVRNFIFSSSAAVYGNPERVPIREDEPIKPINPYGNTKAAVERILEDFSAAHGTGFVSLRYFNAAGADPAGGLGECHDPETHLIPLLLKAARGQIPGAKIFGTDYPTPDGTCIRDYIHVNDLAEAHILALSYLAGGGKNAFFNCGYGRGYSVREVVDMAKRVTGVDFPVTEEARRPGDPPVLVADSTELAKNLAWKPEHDDLEHIVKTAWEWERNL
- the gmd gene encoding GDP-mannose 4,6-dehydratase encodes the protein MAKKALITGITGQDGSYLAEFLLSKGYEVHGIIRRASTFNTSRIERIYVDPHEPEARLYLHYGDLADSGQLDNLIYNIRPDEIYHLGAQSHVRVSFDIPEYTGNITALGTARILESIRRSGVKSRFYQASSSEMFGVAPPPQNEKTPFYPRSPYAAAKVYAYWMAVNYREAYKLFSSNGILFNHESPRRGETFVTRKITRALAHIKLGKQSKLYLGNLDAKRDWGFAPEYVECMWRILQHDRPDDFVIGTGETHSVREFLDEAFRYAGLDFNEYVEIDTKYFRPTEVDCLLADAGKAKRDLGWEPRVPFKELVKIMVDFDFKAHGIEPPGEGIKALEEKGLSWTDNALSMERENDE
- a CDS encoding NAD-dependent epimerase/dehydratase family protein, which translates into the protein MELESKIYVAGHRGLVGSALVRELKRSGFGNLITRTSNEIDLRDRDAVMKFFISEKPEYVFLAAAKVGGIHANDTYPAEFIFDNLAIQLNVIDSARTSGVKKLLFLGSSCIYPRECPQPMREEFFLSGYLEKTNEPYAVAKIAGIIMCEAYRRQYGSVFISAMPTNLYGPGDNFDLKDSHVIPALIRRFHEGKVRGDAEVVVWGTGMPRREFLYADDLASALVFLMKEYDDSGFINVGSGEDISIRDLAELIRNVVGYAGRLTFDSTKPDGTPRKLLDVSRINS
- a CDS encoding NTP transferase domain-containing protein; its protein translation is METNDIYPVILAGGAGTRFWPLSREQWPKQFIRIGGDKSLIGQTVDRARELSAGGTAIVVAGRELSEKIRLELLSEPLHFVVEPAAKNTAPAIALAARFIRDRFGDGIMVVLPSDHVIKENDLFREAIAKAAGAAREGFLVTLGIAPRKPETGYGYIRRGREIGEGVYAVDRFTEKPDRERAEQFVKEGSYYWNSGMFIWRAGTFLEEVKXXRLGRSSRFPSTTASWRGPTGLPSCRAIFHGPTWGPGPPWTRWRRPIRTGTCPLETSLP